The Herpetosiphonaceae bacterium genome window below encodes:
- a CDS encoding VWA domain-containing protein yields MDDRIVEFVQALRGAGVRVSLAESADCMRALETIGVQDREGFKSALRTTLVKEHADFPTFDELFPLFFNVGTPPMQQMQGAGSGLDEQQQQQLSEAMQQMMQQLSQKLRELLQRLMNGQQLSREELERLAQQAGMQRMSNITPYARRYVEGHMQRQLGLHQLQQLLQQLEAALQQQGMGREGRQRVQEMAEGNAETLEQQIEQYVGQGLARQLAEQMKRDPIHDLANRPIDQLSAREIEMLRDEVRRMAARLRTRAALRNRRHRAGTLDAKATVRSAQRYGGVPIELKFRRKRLKPKLAVICDISTSMRPHATFMLTMMYELQDIVARTHSFAFIDDIHDITQDFVGQRPQVAISEVLHRIPPGYYSTDLGHSLATFCRDHLSMVDRRTTVIVLGDGRNNYNDPRLDCIDVIKRHARRVIWLTPEHERLWGTGDSDMPLYAPRMDAVHHVSTLQQLANAIDRLLTGG; encoded by the coding sequence ATGGATGATCGGATTGTCGAATTTGTGCAGGCGCTGCGCGGCGCTGGCGTGCGCGTGTCGCTGGCGGAGAGCGCCGACTGTATGCGGGCGCTCGAAACGATCGGCGTGCAAGATCGCGAGGGCTTCAAGTCCGCGCTGCGCACGACGCTGGTGAAAGAGCACGCGGATTTTCCGACCTTTGACGAGCTGTTCCCGCTCTTTTTCAACGTGGGCACGCCGCCGATGCAGCAGATGCAGGGCGCGGGCAGCGGCCTCGACGAGCAGCAGCAGCAGCAGCTCTCGGAGGCAATGCAGCAGATGATGCAGCAGCTTAGCCAGAAGCTCCGCGAGCTGCTGCAGCGCCTGATGAACGGCCAGCAGTTGTCGCGCGAGGAGCTTGAGCGGCTGGCGCAGCAGGCGGGCATGCAGCGGATGTCGAACATCACGCCCTACGCGCGGCGCTATGTCGAGGGCCATATGCAGCGGCAGCTTGGCCTGCACCAGTTGCAGCAGTTGCTTCAGCAGCTTGAGGCGGCGCTGCAACAGCAGGGTATGGGCCGCGAGGGCCGCCAGCGCGTGCAGGAGATGGCCGAGGGCAACGCCGAGACGCTGGAGCAGCAGATCGAGCAGTATGTCGGGCAGGGCCTTGCGCGACAGCTTGCCGAGCAGATGAAGCGCGATCCGATTCACGATCTGGCGAATCGACCGATCGATCAGCTTAGTGCCCGCGAGATCGAGATGCTGCGCGACGAGGTGCGGCGCATGGCGGCGCGGTTGCGCACCCGCGCGGCGCTGCGCAATCGTCGTCACCGGGCGGGCACGCTGGATGCCAAGGCGACGGTGCGCAGCGCTCAGCGCTACGGCGGCGTGCCGATCGAGCTAAAGTTTCGGCGCAAGCGGCTGAAGCCCAAGCTGGCGGTGATCTGCGACATCTCGACCTCGATGCGGCCCCACGCGACGTTTATGCTGACGATGATGTACGAGCTGCAAGATATTGTCGCGCGCACGCACTCGTTCGCCTTCATCGACGATATTCACGACATCACGCAGGATTTCGTCGGCCAGCGGCCCCAGGTGGCGATCTCCGAGGTGCTGCATCGTATTCCGCCGGGCTACTACTCGACCGACCTGGGCCATAGTCTGGCGACGTTCTGCCGCGATCATCTCAGCATGGTCGATCGCCGCACGACGGTGATCGTGCTGGGCGATGGCCGCAACAACTACAACGATCCCCGCCTGGATTGTATCGACGTGATCAAGCGCCACGCGCGGCGGGTGATCTGGCTGACGCCGGAGCATGAGCGGCTGTGGGGCACCGGCGACAGCGATATGCCGCTGTACGCGCCCAGGATGGACGCCGTGCATCATGTGTCCACGCTGCAACAGCTCGCCAACGCGATCGATCGCCTCTTGACTGGGGGGTAA